Part of the Salinimonas lutimaris genome, ATCACTACTGTACTTGCAAAAGCACACGGTGGTTCTGCTCAAGCGTTCGATATGATCGATAACGCTCCAGAAGAGAAGGCACGTGGTATCACCATCTCTACTTCTCACGTAGAGTATGACACACCAACTCGCCACTATGCGCACGTTGACTGTCCAGGACACGCTGACTATGTTAAAAACATGATCACCGGTGCTGCTCAGATGGACGGTGCTATCCTGGTTGTTGCGGCGACTGATGGTCCTATGCCACAGACTCGTGAGCACATCCTGCTGGGTCGTCAGGTTGGTATTCCTCACATCATCGTGTTCATGAACAAATGTGACATGGTTGATGATGAAGAACTACTTGAACTGGTAGAAATGGAAGTTCGTGAACTACTTAGCGAATATGAATTCCCAGGTGATGACCTGCCAGTAATCAAAGGTTCTGCTCTTAAAGCCCTTGAAGGCGAAGAGCATTGGGAAGCGAAAATCGTTGAGCTGGGCGAAGCACTGGATTCTTACATTCCAGAGCCAGAGCGCGCTATCGACAAGCCGTTCATCCTGCCAATCGAAGACGTATTCTCAATCTCAGGCCGTGGTACTGTTGTAACTGGTCGTGTTGAGCAAGGTATCGTTAAAGTTGGTGAAGAAGTAGAAATCGTTGGTATCAAAGATACGACTAAGACTACTTGTACTGGCGTTGAAATGTTCCGTAAGCTTCTTGACGAAGGCCGTGCTGGTGAGAACGTTGGTGTTCTTCTGCGTGGTACTAAGCGTGACGAAGTTGAGCGTGGTCAGGTACTTGCTAAGCCAGGTTCAATCACTCCTCACACTCAGTTTGAAGCTGAAGTATACGTACTGAGCAAAGACGAAGGTGGCCGTCACACGCCATTCTTCAAAGGTTACCGTCCACAGTTCTACTTCCGTACAACTGACGTAACTGGTGCCGTACAGCTTCCAGAAGGCGTAGAAATGGTTATGCCTGGCGACAACCTGAAGTTTGTTGTTGACCTGATTGCTCCTATCGCGATGGATGAAGGTCTACGCTTCGCAATCCGTGAAGGTGGCCGTACAGTAGGTGCTGGTGTTGTATCTAAGATCATCGAGTAATATCGATATCTTAATGCACACAATGCATTAGAAAAAGGCGCTCATTTGAGCGCCTTTTTTGTGTCTGTTTAAAATCCATCTGTTGTCCCGGAATCGCGCAGCAGCAGGCTCGTCGTCCTGGAATCGCACAGCAACAGGCGCGTCGTCCCGGAATCGCGTAGCGATATCCGGGATCTCCTTAAGAATATGACTCACTTTATTCAGTCCTTATACCAAAAGGAGATTCCTGCTTTGGCAGGAATGACGGATAAGGCACGGGAGTGACAAAAAGTATCGTCGTCCCGGAACCGCGTAGCGGTATCCGGGATCTCCTTGGAACGTGGCTCACTTTATTCAGTACTTATACCAGCTCAGCCAGGCTGTTAAACAAGATTCCTGCTTTCGCAGGAATGACAGATAGGGCACGGGGATGACGAATAGTGCGTAGAATGACGGTTTTCACTCCTACCCGTAGTCCGGTGCTCGCATAGCAACAGCCTCGTCGTCCCGGAATCGCGTAGCGATATCCGGGATCTCCTTGGAACGTGGCTCACTTTATTCAGTGCTTATATTAGCTCAGCCAGACTGCTTAACGAGATTCCTGCTTTCGCAGGAATGACGGATAGGGCACGGGGATGACGAATAGTGCGTAGAATGACGGTTTTCACTCCTACCCGTAGCCCGGCGCTCGCACAGCAACAGCCTCGTCGTCCCGGAAACGCGTAGCGATATCCGGTATCTTCCTAGAGCATGACTCACTCCCCGTCGTCCCCAAACCATCCTGGACGATGTCGACCCATCCATCATCAATCAGCCGAATGTAAAGTGTTGGTTTTATTTTTGTATTAAAAGTATTAAGTTAGACTTTGGTCTTGGGTGAGCAATGTAGCAGTAAGAAGCTGCGTATAATCATTAGCTACGCTGTGATGCTCGTTGGTGAGGTGTTGTACGCTGCACATACCTTTGTTGCCGCCCCATGCTAATACACAGCGACACATGATAACGATAACAGCACTTACGCAGTCAGGATTACACTATGCAATCAATAACAATAGTTCTGTTGGGTATTGTGGGCATGATCATCGGATGGTTTTTCTACTCGAAGTTCATCGCCAGCAAAATCTTTAAACTGGACGAGAAATATCTTACCCCTGCTCATGAACTTAACGACGGTACCGACTTTGTGCCGACCAACAAAATAGTGCTGTGGGGGCATCACTTTACCTCTGTTGCCGGTGCAGCGCCGATAGTTGGACCGGCTATTGCTGTTTACTGGGGATGGGTGCCGGCTGTGCTTTGGGTTGTTTTCGGTACTATCTTTTTTGCCGGTGTGCACGATATGGGCGCGTTGTGGGCCAGTGCCCGCCATAAGGGTAAGTCAATGGGGGCGCTGTCTGAGTCGGTCATCGGTAAGCGTACCCGCGCATTGTTTATGGTTGTTATCTTCCTTGTGTTGCTGATGGTCAATGCGGTGTTCGGGGTAGTGATCGCCAACTCTTTTGTATCGCAGCCTGATGCTGTCTTCCCGGCCTGGACCGCCATTGCTGTTGCGCTGGTCATTGGGCAGCTGATCAAACGTAATTTACCGCTCATCCCCATGTGTATTGTGGGTATTGCGGTGTTATACGCCTCGGTGTTTGCTGGTAGCTATATTCCCATCAGTTTGCCGGAAACCCTGTTTGGTCTGGCTGATAAGGCAAACTGGATTATCATTCTGTTTATCTATGCGGCCATCGCGTCTTTGTTACCGGTCTGGATGCTGCTGCAGCCCCGGGACTTTATTAATGGTATGCAGCTGATTGTCGGCCTGCTGCTGTTATACGGCGCGGTTTTTGTGTCAATGCCAGATATTACGGCACCCGCGTTTAACACTCAGACCGGGATAGACACACCCAGTATCATTCCCTTGCTATTTGTTACCATTGCCTGTGGTGCTGTTTCCGGCTTCCACGGTATTGTCGCTTCAGGCACCAGCTCTAAGCAGCTGAACAAAGAAACGGATGCCCGCTTCGTCGGTTATCTTGGCGCAGTGGGGGAAGGCTCTCTGGCGCTGATCACTATTGTTGCCGTGTCAGGCGTAATGCTGGCTGGCTCCCCGGAAGAATGGCATGAAGTCTACAGC contains:
- the tuf gene encoding elongation factor Tu, translated to MAKEKFERSKPHVNVGTIGHVDHGKTTLTAAITTVLAKAHGGSAQAFDMIDNAPEEKARGITISTSHVEYDTPTRHYAHVDCPGHADYVKNMITGAAQMDGAILVVAATDGPMPQTREHILLGRQVGIPHIIVFMNKCDMVDDEELLELVEMEVRELLSEYEFPGDDLPVIKGSALKALEGEEHWEAKIVELGEALDSYIPEPERAIDKPFILPIEDVFSISGRGTVVTGRVEQGIVKVGEEVEIVGIKDTTKTTCTGVEMFRKLLDEGRAGENVGVLLRGTKRDEVERGQVLAKPGSITPHTQFEAEVYVLSKDEGGRHTPFFKGYRPQFYFRTTDVTGAVQLPEGVEMVMPGDNLKFVVDLIAPIAMDEGLRFAIREGGRTVGAGVVSKIIE
- a CDS encoding carbon starvation CstA family protein, giving the protein MQSITIVLLGIVGMIIGWFFYSKFIASKIFKLDEKYLTPAHELNDGTDFVPTNKIVLWGHHFTSVAGAAPIVGPAIAVYWGWVPAVLWVVFGTIFFAGVHDMGALWASARHKGKSMGALSESVIGKRTRALFMVVIFLVLLMVNAVFGVVIANSFVSQPDAVFPAWTAIAVALVIGQLIKRNLPLIPMCIVGIAVLYASVFAGSYIPISLPETLFGLADKANWIIILFIYAAIASLLPVWMLLQPRDFINGMQLIVGLLLLYGAVFVSMPDITAPAFNTQTGIDTPSIIPLLFVTIACGAVSGFHGIVASGTSSKQLNKETDARFVGYLGAVGEGSLALITIVAVSGVMLAGSPEEWHEVYSHLGAGSVGAFISGGANLIASGWGLSVEFSSTILATMVVLFAGTTMDSGVRLQRYIIQEWGEIYNLNVLKNGAVATLVAVGTCLLLAFGAGGASGSGGMIIWPLFGSTNQILASLTLLVISVMLIKMGRPAKFTLIPMTFVLVMAFFAGIIKLQEYYAAQNYLLVFLDAVVLIVSVLVMLEAWAVIAKFKKQQA